Proteins encoded within one genomic window of Brassica rapa cultivar Chiifu-401-42 chromosome A09, CAAS_Brap_v3.01, whole genome shotgun sequence:
- the LOC103841682 gene encoding transcription factor bHLH60 — protein sequence MDLTGAFGARSAAVGACREPPGLESLHLGGGDGGFTALLELPPTQAVELLHFTDPSPSSSQAAVAGIGLDVSPPPPPLHAYGALTFPSNAALMERAARFSVMANEQQNGNVSGETTTTSSVPSNSDRVKTEPGETDSSQRLENNRCGIGKRKELDKKVKGSTKKKSKSSEENEKLPYVHVRARRGQATDSHSLAERARREKINARMKLLQELVPGCDKIQGTALVLDEIINHVQSLQRQVEMLSMRLAAVNPRIDFNLDTLLASENCSLIDGSFNGTAMQLAWPHQVTETEQSFHHRQLQLQQPPQPQQWPYDGLNQPAWGREDDQGHGNEHNSLMAVSENLMVGSASLHPNQVKMEL from the exons ATGGATCTGACCGGAGCCTTCGGAGCTAGATCCGCCGCCGTTGGGGCGTGCCGGGAACCACCAGGGCTCGAATCGCTTCATCTCGGCGGCGGCGACGGTGGTTTCACGGCGTTGCTTGAGCTTCCGCCTACACAAGCCGTGGAGCTTCTCCATTTCACTGATCCCTCGCCCTCTTCTTCTCAGGCGGCCGTCGCCGGAATCGGTTTAGACGTCTCTCCACCGCCGCCGCCGCTTCACGCTTACGGAGCATTGACTTTTCCTTCTAACGCAGCCCTCATGGAGCGAGCAGCTCGCTTCTCGGTGATGGCCAATGAGCAGCAAAACGGAAACGTCTCCGGTGAGACTACCACGACGAGCTCGGTTCCTTCCAACTCCGATAGAGTCAAGACCGAGCCTGGTGAGACGGATTCATCTCAGCGGTTGGAGAACAATCGATGTGGCATTGGCAAGAGGAAAGAACTCGACAAGAAG GTGAAAGGCTcaacgaagaagaagagcaaaAGCTCTGAAGAGAACGAGAAGCTGCCTTATGTTCACGTTAGAGCTCGCCGCGGTCAAGCAACAGATAGCCATAGCTTAGCGGAGCGA GCAAGAAGAGAGAAGATTAATGCACGGATGAAGCTACTACAGGAACTGGTCCCAGGCTGTGATAAG ATTCAAGGTACTGCGTTGGTGCTGGatgagatcataaaccatgtccAGTCTTTACAACGTCAAGTGGAG ATGCTATCAATGAGACTTGCTGCAGTAAACCCCAGAATAGACTTCAATCTCGACACCTTATTAGCCTCAGAA AATTGTTCTTTAATAGATGGGAGCTTTAATGGTACAGCAATGCAGCTAGCTTGGCCTCATCAAGTCACTGAGACTGAACAATCCTTTCATCACCGGCAACTGCAACTGCAACAACCACCACAACCGCAACAATGGCCTTATGATGGCTTGAACCAGCCGGCTTGGGGAAGAGAAGATGATCAAGGTCATGGCAATGAACACAACAGTTTGATGGCTGTTTCTGAAAATTTGATGGTGGGTTCTGCTAGTTTGCACCCAAACCAGGTCAAAATGGAGCTGTGA
- the LOC103841683 gene encoding non-functional pseudokinase ZED1, translating to MDCLINKSKKKKKNSEANQRLRSFQENGKILLQDLIELCNGKSNPIKTFSANQIIQATDNFHESNHMFRFEFIYRGTLENRPVLIKRATWKLYTSDTLAKIYRDITVSSMVSGHKNFLKLLGCCLEFEYPVLVCEYAERIPYNTPNLGMLIKMAKEIAVAVSYLHTAFPRTMVHMDIQPSNIFLDSNGTAKLSGFCLCVSIPEGETFVKVDADRVEGVLDYLEYNYVTSGVVTENTDVFSFGVLLQNLLIGKHGVVERCKGDESLFEYEHSVLNLRVSDRVCKFVEEGRVVEILDPQMLESMGDDETGEQERRQMEAVLMLSLRCTGHKGEGDVPKMMEVAKELKRIERLT from the coding sequence ATGGACTGTTTGATCAACaagtcaaagaagaagaagaaaaactcaGAAGCAAATCAACGGCTAAGATCGTTTCAAGAAAACGGTAAGATCCTCTTACAAGACCTCATCGAGCTTTGCAACGGAAAATCAAATCCAATCAAGACTTTCTCTGCTAACCAAATCATCCAAGCCACCGACAACTTCCACGAGAGCAATCACATGTTTCGCTTCGAGTTTATATACAGAGGTACGCTCGAAAACCGCCCGGTACTAATCAAGAGAGCTACATGGAAATTATACACATCTGATACACTAGCGAAGATCTATCGTGACATAACCGTCTCGTCCATGGTGAGTGGTCACAAGAACTTTCTCAAGCTGTTAGGATGTTGTCTTGAGTTCGAGTATCCGGTCTTAGTGTGTGAGTATGCAGAACGTATACCTTACAATACTCCAAACTTGGGAATGTTAATCAAGATGGCCAAAGAGATTGCTGTTGCGGTTTCTTATCTTCACACTGCGTTTCCAAGGACTATGGTTCATATGGATATACAACCTTCTAACATTTTCTTGGATTCAAACGGAACAGCAAAGCTAAGTGGGTTTTGTCTATGTGTCTCAATCCCAGAAGGAGAGACGTTTGTTAAGGTCGATGCTGATAGAGTAGAAGGAGTTTTAGATTATTTAGAGTACAATTATGTGACGAGTGGTGTAGTCACTGAGAATACTGATGTTTTTAGTTTTGGAGTGTTGTTGCAAAATCTTTTGATAGGAAAGCATGGAGTGGTTGAGCGTTGCAAAGGTGATGAGAGTTTGTTTGAATATGAGCACAGTGTGTTGAATCTGAGGGTTTCAGATAGGGTGTGTAAGTTTGTGGAGGAGGGAAGAGTCGTTGAGATATTGGATCCACAAATGTTGGAAAGTATGGGTGATGATGAAACTGGAGAACAAGAGAGACGGCAAATGGAAGCAGTTCTGATGCTCTCACTTAGATGCACTGGTCATAAAGGTGAAGGTGATGTTCCAAAGATGATGGAAGTGGCAAAAGAACTAAAAAGAATTGAGAGATTGACATAG
- the LOC103842324 gene encoding non-functional pseudokinase ZED1-like, translated as MEFWRRKKEKDKDKERACFLKNGTMFLQQLIADCNGISNPIRMFSSDQISKATDHFDAKCSILDASSCFTWFKGVIEGRSYVIKRFTEPWYEEEPYNDIVLSSRDLLERGEPVVFGGGLNDMKPGQMRVFLDLALRCCEERNEDRPMMILVAKEIKLIEQGSLEDGHF; from the exons ATGGAATTCTGGAgaaggaagaaggagaaggacaAGGACAAGGAGAGAGCTTGCTTCCTGAAGAATGGAACAATGTTTCTTCAACAACTCATCGCTGACTGCAACGGCATATCAAACCCTATCCGAATGTTCTCTTCCGACCAAATCTCCAAGGCGACAGATCACTTCGATGCCAAGTGTTCTATCCTTGATGCTTCATCATGTTTCACCTGGTTTAAGGGCGTCATCGAAGGCAGATCGTACGTGATCAAGAGATTCACAGAGCCATGGTATGAAGAAGAGCCTTACAACGATATTGTCTTGTCTTCTCGG GATCTGCTGGAGAGAGGAGAGCCTGTTGTATTCGGTGGTGGTTTGAACGACATGAAGCCTGGTCAGATGAGAGTGTTTCTTGACCTGGCACTGAGATGCTGCGAGGAGAGGAATGAAGACAGGCCAATGATGATCTTGGTGGCAAAAGAGATTAAGCTAATAGAACAAGGATCACTTGAGGAtggtcatttttaa